From the Lampris incognitus isolate fLamInc1 chromosome 10, fLamInc1.hap2, whole genome shotgun sequence genome, one window contains:
- the nme3 gene encoding nucleoside diphosphate kinase 3 produces the protein MICLFLTIFANIFQTGWTGVNERTFIAVKPDGIQRRLVGEIMRRFEKRGFKLVGLKLVQASEDLLREHYWELRGKPFFSGLVRYMSSGPIVAMVWQGLDVVKISRKMLGETNPTDSLPGTIRGDYGVEVGRNVIHGSDSVESAQKEIALWFRQNELHCWDDSSSHWIYK, from the exons GATGGACCGGGGTGAACGAGCGCACCTTCATCGCCGTGAAGCCAGACGGCATTCAGAGGAGGCTGGTCGGAGAGATCATGCGTCGCTTTGAGAAGAGGGGCTTTAAATTGGTGGGACTCAAACTAGTGCAG GCGTCTGAGGACCTGCTGCGGGAGCACTACTGGGAGCTGAGAGGAAAACCGTTCTTCAGTGGCCTGGTGCGCTACATGAGCTCCGGGCCCATCGTCGCTATG gtGTGGCAGGGCTTAGACGTGGTGAAGATCTCGCGTAAGATGTTAGGGGAAACCAACCCTACGGACTCGCTACCGGGAACAATCCGGGGAGACTACGGCGTGGAAGTGGGCAG gaaCGTGATCCACGGCAGTGACTCGGTGGAGAGCGCTCAGAAGGAGATCGCCCTGTGGTTCCGCCAGAATGAGCTCCACTGCTGGGACGACAGCAGCAGCCACTGGATCTACAAGTGA